The Porites lutea chromosome 4, jaPorLute2.1, whole genome shotgun sequence genome contains a region encoding:
- the LOC140935312 gene encoding uncharacterized protein, which produces MVYFVYRTDDGQAHVRLVVSKTRVAPLKELSIPRLELMSARILAQLMNTIRNALQSQLKIDGVRFWLDSKTALGWIQNKGEWKQFVRHRVNEILSLTSKEEWGYCPTGENPADLGSRGALASQLKENELWWLGPQWLIRKREDWPLTTEQLQTPESLLEQKKPTSALLVETRSEVGVAAVINPSDYSKLHKLVRVVAWVRRFVDNLKAVLRQNENTRRTGKLEVRELNEAELELIKSAQDKLKKQSNFEQLVSKLGIVKQGEVLRCEGRLVNSDLDLDARRPFILPRRHHLTKLIIRESHEGVHHSGVRATLAQLRSKYWMSKGRQEVKRVLSECVTCRKLKGKSYSSPPTAALPEFRAREAPPFSRVGVDFAGPLYVKSKMGGMEKVYVALFSCCVTRAIHLELVEDLSAAAFRRCLRRFAARYGTPALIVSDNAKTFQATEKALNELLNHPEVQSDLGHMRVEWRFNLERAPWWGGFFERMVASVKDCLRKTLGNARLTYEELLTVLVEVGCTLNARPLTYEYNEVDDEVLTPSHLIYGRRIKSLPDEIIEPDDVVSEAHCSERFKYVSTRLNHFWNRWRNEYLANLREFHRCKAQSKNRTAEVGDVVLVLEEEKKRGEWRVGVVENLVRGSDNVVRGAKVRVVTKGKPTHLSRPVQQLYPLEIKSQGEGDARRSVRTVENFTRTVPRRNAALDSRWKSRLMLDS; this is translated from the coding sequence ATGGTTTACTTCGTGTACCGTACTGACGATGGACAGGCCCATGTGAGGTTAGTGGTAAGCAAAACGAGAGTTGCCCCTTTGAAAGAGCTTTCAATTCCACGGTTGGAGTTGATGTCAGCGAGAATACTGGCCCAACTTATGAACACGATACGCAATGCATTACAGTCACAGCTAAAAATAGATGGCGTGAGATTTTGGCTAGATAGCAAAACGGCCCTAGGTTGGATTCAAAATAAGGGAGAATGGAAACAGTTCGTGCGGCACAGAGTAAACGAGATTCTCAGCCTGACGAGCAAAGAGGAATGGGGGTATTGTCCAACTGGTGAGAATCCAGCAGATCTTGGTTCCAGAGGGGCGCTAGCTTCCCAACTCAAGGAAAATGAACTTTGGTGGCTTGGCCCACAATGGCTGATAAGAAAGAGAGAAGATTGGCCACTTACGACTGAGCAGCTTCAAACTCCTGAGAGTCTACTCGAGCAGAAGAAGCCCACATCCGCATTGTTGGTCGAGACGAGGAGCGAAGTCGGTGTTGCAGCAGTAATAAATCCGAGTGACTATAGTAAGTTGCATAAGCTGGTACGTGTCGTCGCGTGGGTGAGGCGATTCGTTGACAATTTGAAGGCCGTTTTAAGGCAAAACGAAAACACTAGACGAACAGGTAAGTTAGAAGTGAGAGAGTTGAATGAAGCTGAGCTCGAATTAATTAAATCGGCCcaagacaaattaaagaaacAGAGCAATTTCGAACAACTGGTAAGTAAACTTGGGATTGTAAAGCAAGGAGAAGTTTTGAGGTGTGAGGGTAGGCTTGTAAATTCGGATTTGGATCTTGACGCTAGAAGACCCTTCATTTTACCCAGAAGGCACCATTTGACTAAACTGATAATACGAGAAAGCCATGAAGGTGTGCACCACAGTGGTGTGAGAGCCACATTAGCTCAATTGCGTTCGAAATATTGGATGTCAAAGGGCAGACAGGAAGTGAAAAGGGTACTGAGCGAGTGTGTTACTTGTAGAAAACTGAAGGGGAAATCGTACAGTTCGCCACCAACCGCCGCGTTACCAGAGTTTAGGGCCAGAGAAGCCCCGCCATTTTCGAGGGTAGGTGTTGATTTTGCTGGGCCCTTATACGTGAAAAGTAAGATGGGAGGGATGGAAAAAGTGTACGTTGCACTATTTTCGTGTTGCGTGACCAGAGCTATCCATTTAGAGTTAGTAGAAGATTTGTCTGCCGCAGCGTTTAGGCGTTGTCTGCGACGATTCGCTGCGAGATATGGAACGCCTGCGCTGATTGTGTCTGACAACGCAAAAACCTTTCAAGCGACTGAGAAAGCATTAAACGAATTACTCAACCATCCAGAAGTTCAATCAGATTTGGGTCATATGAGGGTAGAGTGGAGGTTCAATTTAGAAAGGGCACCCTGGTGGGGGGGATTTTTTGAGCGAATGGTTGCGAGTGTGAAAGACTGTTTGCGAAAGACACTGGGAAATGCTAGATTAACTTATGAAGAGTTATTAACAGTGCTTGTGGAAGTAGGATGTACGCTAAATGCGAGGCCGTTGACGTACGAATATAACGAGGTGGATGATGAAGTGTTGACACCTTCTCATTTGATCTATGGGCGAAGGATTAAATCACTTCCGGATGAAATAATAGAACCAGATGATGTGGTCAGTGAGGCGCATTGTTCTGAAAGGTTTAAATATGTAAGCACTCGATTAAACCATTTTTGGAACCGGTGGCGAAACGAATATTTAGCGAATCTGAGAGAATTTCATAGGTGTAAGGCGCAAAGTAAAAATAGGACAGCAGAAGTGGGAGACGTTGTTCTAGTGCTcgaggaagaaaagaaaagaggcgAATGGAGGGTGGGAGTAGTTGAAAACCTTGTGAGGGGATCAGACAATGTTGTCAGAGGCGCTAAGGTAAGGGTTGTAACAAAGGGGAAACCTACCCACCTATCCAGGCCAGTACAACAACTATATCCCTTGGAAATTAAGAGTCAGGGGGAGGGAGACGCAAGAAGATCTGTACGAACAGTTGAAAATTTCACAAGAACCGTTCCGCGCAGAAATGCGGCACTAGATTCGCGGTGGAAATCACGCCTTATGCTTGACTCGTAG